One window of Nicotiana tomentosiformis chromosome 11, ASM39032v3, whole genome shotgun sequence genomic DNA carries:
- the LOC104094718 gene encoding uncharacterized protein → MGALAPLSHWIPEDDLLLKNAIEAGASLESLAKGAVQFSRRFTVQELQDRWHALLYDTVVSAEASALMIEFDHSASTPKCNRFENSKESKKSVLMKRKSESIRSCYYAMRKRIRNDPFDSMDMNFLGGAGNNDEPQSVDCVFIDSIRDTFGNQQLNVDVICNGILEHGLDDCVCASDGVTASPCFPIGLRNHNGDIPLSSFNVPEDFHNAGEESVALTENQSTVGELGQLKELPVCGLFEAEALEPNLPSMAGQCDDNLINSSGFESQVFNSPVPHCGLSFDNLGYSPTPPEMPDWSTIGDISIPALPDFEEGLNVQNTFVVAIDGSTNKTVASGYGVVSSKSNVRDDMSCDELTNSAPSTDDYLAELSKSLLNFSDEEDLFGADGNETIDKSYFDGLSSLLLDCPAGGGDMLDKGVSEASNAPDERLTILDDACPREFSDKCAYQYGDKPLASSSEFQMLSSALTVNPAFPEMRGGVICCTLSSEDPEVPSNDDVFLPVRMPSTSFPSMAHWKYDETYHPLSSSVKDLSINQRTNDGRAVLKKNNQNSHSEYSTSYQMIEPPSKSEMFNSDHKVKHELPNDNNQHVLRRNLNTSDSPRPVISGKFSAVNPCQGAVKENIAKDEHGKSLSWNYADASQCLEKKAICTKEHGTTTIFQKNEPILAETVLMKTTIPEASPNNFSSDSEEFLYESDEDIPYFSDVEALILDMDLSPNNQDIYSSKGVRTYQVEDPRTIIRLEQADHACERRDIAAHGAFAVLAGRRSKHFIRKSAVLLGRASADVKVDIDLGRESRHHKISRRQATIKMDMGGLFHLRNVGKYSIHVNGKEVHPKQSLTLTSGSFIEVRDLTFSFEINQSEVKRYIDILKESQSQDIKA, encoded by the exons ATGGGAGCTCTGGCTCCACTTTCTCATTGGATTCCTGAAGATGACCTTTTGCTTAAAAACGCCATTGAG GCTGGTGCTTCTTTGGAATCACTTGCAAAAGGTGCAGTTCAATTTTCCCGGAGATTTACGGTTCAAGAATTGCAAGATCGATGGCATGCTCTCCTTTATGATACAGTTGTTTCCGCTGAAGCATCAGCACTCATGATTGAGTTTGACCACTCTGCATCGACACCGAAATGTAATAGGTTTGAGAATTCCAAGGAAAGTAAAAAATCTGTTTTAATGAAGAGAAAAAGTGAGAGTATCCGCTCATGTTATTATGCTATGCGTAAGAGAATCCGGAATGACCCATTTGACTCGATGGATATGAATTTTCTTGGTGGAGCTGGTAACAATGACGAGCCTCAGTCTGTGGATTGTGTATTTATAGATTCAATAAGAGATACCTTTGGTAATCAACAATTAAATGTTGACGTCATATGCAATGGCATTCTGGAACATGGGCTTGATGATTGCGTCTGTGCTAGTGATGGTGTTACTGCTTCTCCTTGTTTTCCGATTGGACTCCGCAATCATAATGGAGACATTCCTCTTAGCAGCTTTAATGTTCCTGAGGACTTCCATAATGCTGGTGAAGAAAGTGTTGCCCTTACTGAGAATCAAAGCACTGTTGGAGAATTGGGCCAATTGAAGGAATTGCCTGTTTGTGGATTATTTGAAGCTGAGGCTTTAGAACCTAATTTGCCATCTATGGCAGGTCAATGTGATGATAATTTGATAAACTCTTCTGGATTTGAAAGCCAGGTCTTTAACTCACCAGTTCCACATTGTGGTTTGTCATTTGACAACCTTGGTTATTCACCTACTCCACCTGAAATGCCAGATTGGAGTACAATTGGAGATATTTCTATCCCAGCTCTGCCTGATTTCGAGGAAGGACTGAATGTACAGAATACTTTTGTAGTTGCTATTGATGGCAGTACGAATAAAACAGTTGCATCAGGATATGGTGTTGTAAGTTCAAAGTCCAACGTGAGAGACGATATGTCATGTGATGAACTGACAAATTCGGCACCTAGTACTGATGACTACTTAGCAGAGTTGTCAAAATCTTTGCTCAACTTTTCAGATGAGGAAGATCTATTTGGCGCTGATGGAAATGAAACGATCGATAAGTCTTATTTTGATGGCTTGAGCTCACTTCTCTTGGATTGTCCTGCTGGTGGAGGTGACATGCTTGACAAAGGTGTATCAGAGGCTTCAAATGCTCCAGACGAACGGCTTACTATTCTTGATGATGCTTGTCCCAGAGAATTCAGTGACAAATGTGCGTACCAATATGGTGATAAGCCTCTAGCTTCCAGTTCAGAGTTTCAAATGCTATCCTCCGCATTAACCGTCAATCCGGCTTTTCCTGAAATGCGTGGTGGAGTTATTTGTTGCACATTAAGCTCTGAGGACCCAGAAGTTCCTAGCAATGATGATGTTTTTCTTCCTGTTCGGATGCCGTCAACATCATTTCCGTCTATGGCACATTGGAAATATGATGAGACTTATCATCCATTATCCTCGTCTGTCAAAGATTTGTCCATTAATCAAAGGACCAATGATGGACGAGCTGTCTTGAAGAAAAATAACCAAAATAGTCATTCGGAATACAGTACTTCTTATCAGATGATTGAACCGCCATCAAAATCGGAAATGTTCAATAGTGATCACAAAGTTAAGCATGAGTTGCCCAACGATAATAACCAACATGTTCTGCGGAGGAATCTGAACACTTCTGATAGTCCAAGACCAGTCATTTCAGGAAAATTTAGTGCAGTAAATCCCTGCCAAGGAGCTGTTAAAGAAAATATCGCAAAGGATGAACATGGAAAAAGTCTCAGTTGGAATTATGCTGATGCCTCCCAGTGCTTGGAGAAGAAAGCTATTTGCACTAAGGAACACGGCACTACCACCATCTTTCAAAAGAATGAACCTATACTTGCTGAAACTGTCCTCATGAAAACAACAATCCCTGAAGCAAGTCCAAACAATTTTTCATCAGATTCGGAAGAGTTTCTTTATGAGAGTGATGAGGACATACCCTACTTTTCTGATGTTGAAGCTCTG ATCCTTGATATGGATTTGAGCCCAAATAACCAGGATATATATTCTAGTAAGGGAG TCAGAACGTATCAGGTTGAAGATCCTAGAACGATCATCAGGCTGGAGCAGGCTGATCATGCTTGTGAACGGAGAGATATTGCTGCACATGGAGCATTTGCTGTTTTAGCTGGCCGTCGCTCAAAGCATTTTATTAGAAAATCGGCG GTGCTACTGGGAAGAGCATCTGCAGATGTTAAAGTTGACATCGACTTGGGCAGAGAAAGTCGCCATCATAAAATTTCTAGACGACAG GCAACTATAAAGATGGACATGGGTGGACTATTCCATTTGCGGAATGTTGGAAAATATTCAATTCATGTGAACGGCAAAGAAGTACATCCTAAACAGAGTCTAACCCTCACTTCTGGTTCCTTCATTGAG GTAAGGGATCTTACATTTTCATTTGAGATTAATCAAAGTGAAGTAAAGCGGTATATAGACATCTTGAAGGAAAGTCAAAGTCAGGATATCAAAGCTTGA
- the LOC138901579 gene encoding uncharacterized protein has translation MITALVVASVIRPARGGGKVGRGHPRGGGQLGGTPARFYAFPARPDAVASNTVITSVSRESLGAPIYVSTPVGNFIIMDRNYRSYIVTFCGYETKADLLFLNMTHFEVIFSMDWLSSYHVVLDFHAKNITLAIPELPRLEWRGSSISTSSRVISFLKARHMVEKGCLAYLAYVRDTAVETLTINSVPVVREFSDVFPSDLPGIPPDISISVIWRQYGGAGAAFESCASDLAGT, from the exons ATGATCACCGCACTAGTTGTCGCATCAGTCATCCGGCCGGCTAGAGGCGGAgggaaggtgggtaggggtcaccctagaggtggaggccagttaggtggcactccagctaggttctatgcctttccagccagaccagatgcagtagcctcaaacaccgtgatcacaa gtgtttctcgtgagtccttgggtgctcctatatatgtgtccacaccagtgggcaattttattattatggatcggaatTACCGATCCTATATTGTGACTTTCTGTGGCTATGAGACCAAAGCGGATCTTCTGTTTCTCAACATGACCCACTTTGAGGTCATCTTtagcatggactggttgtcttcGTACCATGTTGttcttgatttccatgccaagaatATTACCTTGGCAAttccagagttgcctagattggagtggaggggttcatctATCAGTACATCCAGTCGagttatttctttcttgaaggctcgacatatggtcgagaagggatgtttggcttATCTGGCTTACGTTCGGGATACTGCTGTAGAGACTCTCACGATTAATTCAGTGCCCGTGGtacgggagttctccgatgtgtttccttctgatctaccagGCATTCCACCAGATATATCGATTTCTGTGATTTGGCgtcag tatgGAGGAGCaggagcagcatttgagagttgtgcttcagaccttgcgggaacataa
- the LOC138901580 gene encoding uncharacterized protein — protein sequence MPSRSGGIIFMGCPVRFTPIIIACSIYSRRGNVVVDALSRKAKSMGSLAFISAEESPLALGIQSLANRLMRLDISEPSRVLACVVAQSSLFEQIKARQYNDPHLLVLTETVLQCSAKEVTIGEDGVLRLQGHLCVPNVDGLRETILEKAHSSRYSIHPGATKIYRDLR from the coding sequence ATGccctcaagatctggaggcattatctttatggggtgtcctgtgaggtttacaccgatcatcataGCTTGCAGCATTTATTCAAGAAGAGGGAATGTGGttgtggatgccttgagcagaaaggccaagagtatgggtagtttggcattcatttcagcggaggagagtCCATTGGCTTTGGgaattcagtccttggctaatagacttatgaggttggatatttcagagcccagtcgagttctcgCATGcgttgtggctcagtcttcattatttgagcagatcaaggctcgtcagtacaaTGATCCGCACTTGCTGGTTCTTACAGAGACGGTACTACAGtgtagtgccaaggaggttactatcggtgaggatggtgttctgcgactccagggtcatctatgtgttcctaatgttgatggattgagggaaacAATTCTAGaaaaggcacacagttctcgttattctattcatccaggagctACGAAGATATATCgcgacctgaggtag